Proteins encoded in a region of the Strix aluco isolate bStrAlu1 chromosome 26, bStrAlu1.hap1, whole genome shotgun sequence genome:
- the LOC141934904 gene encoding myotubularin-related protein 9-like isoform X3: MGGCGCRQSPRVAVGAGRARRWPWVQAEPAGRCGCRQSPQVAVGAGRARGSLWVQAEPAGGRGCRQSLWVAVGAGRACGWPWVQAEPVGGRGSRAQAGAGALAAAGAAPLQPQHVRPRRRPQSCSRRGSSCICHQPPKNSPRCSAAAGPPLGSGCCREAWSQLSTLCLSFPICNDSGAGGGNVTLPCVWQRGSSICSSPAAAAGGRSLRLAEGAPAGTAMEFSELIKTATVENVLLSCAGLPAVKGTLCITSHHLLLSSCPGGDGQAGTVELWLLIRNVDAVEKRVQNLGWYQPPRTNGSPRDTRPQSLKLEEGWHLFPLQQYFQQIASQTSQWRLSDVNRDFTTCPTYPPAVIVPAAVDDDALRKAARFRQGGRFPVLSYYHPKNGTAMLRSSQPLTGPNRKRCREDEMLLGTVLDEGERGFIIDTRSAQAAKQARMTGGGTEPKSSYPQWRRLHRPLERGRPLQESFIKLVDACNDTAINMDRWLNRLESCRWLSHVKAALSTACLAAQCMDREEANVLVHGAEGTDTTLLVTALAQVILDPSCRTLAGFQGLLEREWIEAGHPFHLRCARSAYSHARLKQEAPLFLLFLDCVWQLSRQFPFSLEFGERLLLTLFDNAYASAYGTFLCNNEKERCLCKVKENTHSLWAWLNQPGERKKYLNPLYLPNALVIWPSVEPQSIQLWQGLFFRWIRSSQYLDEAWAEIQRLVEGNEPPVKDSAGNRLSRSLSDPTARPENGR; the protein is encoded by the exons aTGGGCGGctgtgggtgcaggcagagcccgcgggtggctgtgggtgcaggcagagcccgcAGGTGGCcgtgggtgcaggcagagcccgcGGGTCGctgtgggtgcaggcagagcccgcAGGTGGCcgtgggtgcaggcagagcccgcGGGTCGctgtgggtgcaggcagagcccgcAGGTGGCcgtgggtgcaggcagagcctgTGGGTGGCcgtgggtgcaggcagagcctgTGGGTGGCcgtgggtgcaggcagagcccgTGGGTGGCCGTGGGAGCAGGGCTCAGGCTGGCGCGGGGGCTCTGGCAGCGGCCGGTGCAGCCCCGTTACAGCCCCAGCACGTCAGGCCCCGCCGcaggccccagagctgctcccggCGAGGCAGCAGTTGCATTTGTCACCAGCCACCCAAAAATTCCCCCCGCTGCAGCGCAGCCGCGGGACCTCCCCTGGGCTCTGGGTGCTGCCGGGAAGCCTGGAGCCAGCTCAGcaccctgtgcctcagtttccccatctgcaacGACAGCGGTGCTGGGGGAGGAAACGTCACCCTCCCCTGCGTGTGGCAGCGAGGAAGCTCCATATGCTCTAG cCCCGCGGCAGCCGCCGGCGGCAGGTCCCTGCGCCTGGCAGAAGGGGCTCCTGCCGGCACCGCCATGGAGTTCTCGGAGCTGATCAAGACGGCGACGGTGGAGAACGTGCTGCTGTCgtgcgcggggctgccggcggtgAAGGGCACCCTGTGCATCACCAGCCACcacctgctcctctcctcctgccccgGGGGGGACGGCCAGGCCGGCACCGTGGAGCTCTGGCTGCTCATCCGCAACGTGGACGCCGTGGAGAAGAG AGTGCAGAATTTAGGCTGGTACCAGCCCCCCCGGACTAACGGCTCCCCGCGAGACACCAG ACCCCAGAGCCTGAAGCTCGAGGAAGGATGGCACCTTTTCCCCCTCCAGCAGTACTTCCAACAGATCGCCTCGCAG ACGAGCCAGTGGCGGCTGAGCGACGTGAACCGGGATTTCACCACCTGCCCCACGTACCCTCCCGCCGTCATCGTGCCGGCGGCGGTGGACGATGACGCTTTGCGGAAGGCTGCCCGTTTCCGGCAGGGCGGGCGATTTCCCGTCCTCAGCTACTACCACCCCAAGAATGGCACC GCGATGCTCCGCAGCAGCCAGCCGCTGACAGGCCCCAACCGAAAGCGCTGCCGTGAGGACGAGATGCTGCTGGGAACGGTCTTGGATGAGGGGGAACGGGGCTTTATCATCGACACGCGGTCGGCCCAGGCGGCGAAGCAGGCGCGGATGACAGGGGGGGGCACAGAGCCCAAATCCTCCTACCCACAGTGGAGGAGGCTGCACCGGCCCCTGGAGAG AGGCCGCCCGCTGCAGGAGAGTTTTATTAAGCTGGTGGACGCCTGCAACGACACCGCGATCAACATGGACCGGTGGCTGAACCGGCTGGAGAGCTGCCGCTGGCTCAGCCACGTCAAGGCGGCCCTGAGCACGGCCTGCCTGGCTGCACAGTGCATGGACAG GGAGGAGGCCAACGTGCTGGTGCACGGGGCGGAGGGGACGGACACAACGCTGCTGGTGACGGCGCTGGCCCAGGTGATCCTGGACCCGTCCTGCCGCACGCTGGCAGGTTTCCAGGGGCTGCTGGAGCGGGAGTGGATCGAG GCTGGTCACCCCTTCCACCTCCGCTGCGCCCGCTCTGCCTACTCCCACGCCCGGCTGAAGCAGGAGGcgccccttttcctcctcttcctcgacTGCGTGTGGCAGTTGAGCCGGCAGTTCCCCTTCTCCCTGGAGTTCGGCGAGcgcctcctcctcaccctctttGACAACGCCTACGCCTCCGCCTATGGCACTTTCCTCTGCAACAACGAGAAGGAGAG GTGCCTGTGTAAAGTGAAGGAGAACACGCACTCCCTCTGGGCCTGGCTGAACCAgcctggggagaggaagaagtaCCTGAACCCTCTCTACTTGCCCAACGCCCTGGTTATCTGGCCCTCGGTCGAGCCCCAGAGCATCCAGCTCTGGCAAG GTTTATTCTTCCGCTGGATCCGTTCATCCCAGTACCTGGATGAGGCCTGGGCAGAGATCCAGCGGTTAGTAGAGGGCAACGAGCCCCCCGTCAAGGACAGCGCAGGGAACAGGCTGAGCCGGTCCCTCTCTGACCCCACTGCCCGGCCGGAGAACGGAAGATGA
- the LOC141934904 gene encoding myotubularin-related protein 9-like isoform X1, protein MGGCGCRQSPRVAVGAGRARRWPWVQAEPAGRCGCRQSPQVAVGAGRARGSLWVQAEPAGGRGCRQSLWVAVGAGRACGWPWVQAEPVGGRGSRAQAGAGALAAAGAAPLQPQHVRPRRRPQSCSRRGSSCICHQPPKNSPRCSAAAGPPLGSGCCREAWSQLSTLCLSFPICNDSGAGGGNVTLPCVWQRGSSICSSPAAAAGGRSLRLAEGAPAGTAMEFSELIKTATVENVLLSCAGLPAVKGTLCITSHHLLLSSCPGGDGQAGTVELWLLIRNVDAVEKRVQNLGWYQPPRTNGSPRDTRLANSSGTITLRCKDLKVLQLEIPGMEECLNIASSIEALSSVDSVMMMYPFFYRPQSLKLEEGWHLFPLQQYFQQIASQTSQWRLSDVNRDFTTCPTYPPAVIVPAAVDDDALRKAARFRQGGRFPVLSYYHPKNGTAMLRSSQPLTGPNRKRCREDEMLLGTVLDEGERGFIIDTRSAQAAKQARMTGGGTEPKSSYPQWRRLHRPLERGRPLQESFIKLVDACNDTAINMDRWLNRLESCRWLSHVKAALSTACLAAQCMDREEANVLVHGAEGTDTTLLVTALAQVILDPSCRTLAGFQGLLEREWIEAGHPFHLRCARSAYSHARLKQEAPLFLLFLDCVWQLSRQFPFSLEFGERLLLTLFDNAYASAYGTFLCNNEKERCLCKVKENTHSLWAWLNQPGERKKYLNPLYLPNALVIWPSVEPQSIQLWQGLFFRWIRSSQYLDEAWAEIQRLVEGNEPPVKDSAGNRLSRSLSDPTARPENGR, encoded by the exons aTGGGCGGctgtgggtgcaggcagagcccgcgggtggctgtgggtgcaggcagagcccgcAGGTGGCcgtgggtgcaggcagagcccgcGGGTCGctgtgggtgcaggcagagcccgcAGGTGGCcgtgggtgcaggcagagcccgcGGGTCGctgtgggtgcaggcagagcccgcAGGTGGCcgtgggtgcaggcagagcctgTGGGTGGCcgtgggtgcaggcagagcctgTGGGTGGCcgtgggtgcaggcagagcccgTGGGTGGCCGTGGGAGCAGGGCTCAGGCTGGCGCGGGGGCTCTGGCAGCGGCCGGTGCAGCCCCGTTACAGCCCCAGCACGTCAGGCCCCGCCGcaggccccagagctgctcccggCGAGGCAGCAGTTGCATTTGTCACCAGCCACCCAAAAATTCCCCCCGCTGCAGCGCAGCCGCGGGACCTCCCCTGGGCTCTGGGTGCTGCCGGGAAGCCTGGAGCCAGCTCAGcaccctgtgcctcagtttccccatctgcaacGACAGCGGTGCTGGGGGAGGAAACGTCACCCTCCCCTGCGTGTGGCAGCGAGGAAGCTCCATATGCTCTAG cCCCGCGGCAGCCGCCGGCGGCAGGTCCCTGCGCCTGGCAGAAGGGGCTCCTGCCGGCACCGCCATGGAGTTCTCGGAGCTGATCAAGACGGCGACGGTGGAGAACGTGCTGCTGTCgtgcgcggggctgccggcggtgAAGGGCACCCTGTGCATCACCAGCCACcacctgctcctctcctcctgccccgGGGGGGACGGCCAGGCCGGCACCGTGGAGCTCTGGCTGCTCATCCGCAACGTGGACGCCGTGGAGAAGAG AGTGCAGAATTTAGGCTGGTACCAGCCCCCCCGGACTAACGGCTCCCCGCGAGACACCAG gctcgCCAACTCCTCCGGCACCATCACGCTCCGGTGCAAAGACCTGAAGGTGCTGCAGCTGGAGATCCCGGGCATGGAGGAGTGTCTCAACATCGCCAGCTCCATCGAG GCCCTCTCCTCGGTGGACTCCGTGATGATGATGTACCCGTTCTTCTACAGACCCCAGAGCCTGAAGCTCGAGGAAGGATGGCACCTTTTCCCCCTCCAGCAGTACTTCCAACAGATCGCCTCGCAG ACGAGCCAGTGGCGGCTGAGCGACGTGAACCGGGATTTCACCACCTGCCCCACGTACCCTCCCGCCGTCATCGTGCCGGCGGCGGTGGACGATGACGCTTTGCGGAAGGCTGCCCGTTTCCGGCAGGGCGGGCGATTTCCCGTCCTCAGCTACTACCACCCCAAGAATGGCACC GCGATGCTCCGCAGCAGCCAGCCGCTGACAGGCCCCAACCGAAAGCGCTGCCGTGAGGACGAGATGCTGCTGGGAACGGTCTTGGATGAGGGGGAACGGGGCTTTATCATCGACACGCGGTCGGCCCAGGCGGCGAAGCAGGCGCGGATGACAGGGGGGGGCACAGAGCCCAAATCCTCCTACCCACAGTGGAGGAGGCTGCACCGGCCCCTGGAGAG AGGCCGCCCGCTGCAGGAGAGTTTTATTAAGCTGGTGGACGCCTGCAACGACACCGCGATCAACATGGACCGGTGGCTGAACCGGCTGGAGAGCTGCCGCTGGCTCAGCCACGTCAAGGCGGCCCTGAGCACGGCCTGCCTGGCTGCACAGTGCATGGACAG GGAGGAGGCCAACGTGCTGGTGCACGGGGCGGAGGGGACGGACACAACGCTGCTGGTGACGGCGCTGGCCCAGGTGATCCTGGACCCGTCCTGCCGCACGCTGGCAGGTTTCCAGGGGCTGCTGGAGCGGGAGTGGATCGAG GCTGGTCACCCCTTCCACCTCCGCTGCGCCCGCTCTGCCTACTCCCACGCCCGGCTGAAGCAGGAGGcgccccttttcctcctcttcctcgacTGCGTGTGGCAGTTGAGCCGGCAGTTCCCCTTCTCCCTGGAGTTCGGCGAGcgcctcctcctcaccctctttGACAACGCCTACGCCTCCGCCTATGGCACTTTCCTCTGCAACAACGAGAAGGAGAG GTGCCTGTGTAAAGTGAAGGAGAACACGCACTCCCTCTGGGCCTGGCTGAACCAgcctggggagaggaagaagtaCCTGAACCCTCTCTACTTGCCCAACGCCCTGGTTATCTGGCCCTCGGTCGAGCCCCAGAGCATCCAGCTCTGGCAAG GTTTATTCTTCCGCTGGATCCGTTCATCCCAGTACCTGGATGAGGCCTGGGCAGAGATCCAGCGGTTAGTAGAGGGCAACGAGCCCCCCGTCAAGGACAGCGCAGGGAACAGGCTGAGCCGGTCCCTCTCTGACCCCACTGCCCGGCCGGAGAACGGAAGATGA
- the LOC141934904 gene encoding myotubularin-related protein 9-like isoform X2: MGGCGCRQSPRVAVGAGRARRWPWVQAEPAGRCGCRQSPQVAVGAGRARGSLWVQAEPAGGRGCRQSLWVAVGAGRACGWPWVQAEPVGGRGSRAQAGAGALAAAGAAPLQPQHVRPRRRPQSCSRRGSSCICHQPPKNSPRCSAAAGPPLGSGCCREAWSQLSTLCLSFPICNDSGAGGGNVTLPCVWQRGSSICSSPAAAAGGRSLRLAEGAPAGTAMEFSELIKTATVENVLLSCAGLPAVKGTLCITSHHLLLSSCPGGDGQAGTVELWLLIRNVDAVEKRLANSSGTITLRCKDLKVLQLEIPGMEECLNIASSIEALSSVDSVMMMYPFFYRPQSLKLEEGWHLFPLQQYFQQIASQTSQWRLSDVNRDFTTCPTYPPAVIVPAAVDDDALRKAARFRQGGRFPVLSYYHPKNGTAMLRSSQPLTGPNRKRCREDEMLLGTVLDEGERGFIIDTRSAQAAKQARMTGGGTEPKSSYPQWRRLHRPLERGRPLQESFIKLVDACNDTAINMDRWLNRLESCRWLSHVKAALSTACLAAQCMDREEANVLVHGAEGTDTTLLVTALAQVILDPSCRTLAGFQGLLEREWIEAGHPFHLRCARSAYSHARLKQEAPLFLLFLDCVWQLSRQFPFSLEFGERLLLTLFDNAYASAYGTFLCNNEKERCLCKVKENTHSLWAWLNQPGERKKYLNPLYLPNALVIWPSVEPQSIQLWQGLFFRWIRSSQYLDEAWAEIQRLVEGNEPPVKDSAGNRLSRSLSDPTARPENGR, encoded by the exons aTGGGCGGctgtgggtgcaggcagagcccgcgggtggctgtgggtgcaggcagagcccgcAGGTGGCcgtgggtgcaggcagagcccgcGGGTCGctgtgggtgcaggcagagcccgcAGGTGGCcgtgggtgcaggcagagcccgcGGGTCGctgtgggtgcaggcagagcccgcAGGTGGCcgtgggtgcaggcagagcctgTGGGTGGCcgtgggtgcaggcagagcctgTGGGTGGCcgtgggtgcaggcagagcccgTGGGTGGCCGTGGGAGCAGGGCTCAGGCTGGCGCGGGGGCTCTGGCAGCGGCCGGTGCAGCCCCGTTACAGCCCCAGCACGTCAGGCCCCGCCGcaggccccagagctgctcccggCGAGGCAGCAGTTGCATTTGTCACCAGCCACCCAAAAATTCCCCCCGCTGCAGCGCAGCCGCGGGACCTCCCCTGGGCTCTGGGTGCTGCCGGGAAGCCTGGAGCCAGCTCAGcaccctgtgcctcagtttccccatctgcaacGACAGCGGTGCTGGGGGAGGAAACGTCACCCTCCCCTGCGTGTGGCAGCGAGGAAGCTCCATATGCTCTAG cCCCGCGGCAGCCGCCGGCGGCAGGTCCCTGCGCCTGGCAGAAGGGGCTCCTGCCGGCACCGCCATGGAGTTCTCGGAGCTGATCAAGACGGCGACGGTGGAGAACGTGCTGCTGTCgtgcgcggggctgccggcggtgAAGGGCACCCTGTGCATCACCAGCCACcacctgctcctctcctcctgccccgGGGGGGACGGCCAGGCCGGCACCGTGGAGCTCTGGCTGCTCATCCGCAACGTGGACGCCGTGGAGAAGAG gctcgCCAACTCCTCCGGCACCATCACGCTCCGGTGCAAAGACCTGAAGGTGCTGCAGCTGGAGATCCCGGGCATGGAGGAGTGTCTCAACATCGCCAGCTCCATCGAG GCCCTCTCCTCGGTGGACTCCGTGATGATGATGTACCCGTTCTTCTACAGACCCCAGAGCCTGAAGCTCGAGGAAGGATGGCACCTTTTCCCCCTCCAGCAGTACTTCCAACAGATCGCCTCGCAG ACGAGCCAGTGGCGGCTGAGCGACGTGAACCGGGATTTCACCACCTGCCCCACGTACCCTCCCGCCGTCATCGTGCCGGCGGCGGTGGACGATGACGCTTTGCGGAAGGCTGCCCGTTTCCGGCAGGGCGGGCGATTTCCCGTCCTCAGCTACTACCACCCCAAGAATGGCACC GCGATGCTCCGCAGCAGCCAGCCGCTGACAGGCCCCAACCGAAAGCGCTGCCGTGAGGACGAGATGCTGCTGGGAACGGTCTTGGATGAGGGGGAACGGGGCTTTATCATCGACACGCGGTCGGCCCAGGCGGCGAAGCAGGCGCGGATGACAGGGGGGGGCACAGAGCCCAAATCCTCCTACCCACAGTGGAGGAGGCTGCACCGGCCCCTGGAGAG AGGCCGCCCGCTGCAGGAGAGTTTTATTAAGCTGGTGGACGCCTGCAACGACACCGCGATCAACATGGACCGGTGGCTGAACCGGCTGGAGAGCTGCCGCTGGCTCAGCCACGTCAAGGCGGCCCTGAGCACGGCCTGCCTGGCTGCACAGTGCATGGACAG GGAGGAGGCCAACGTGCTGGTGCACGGGGCGGAGGGGACGGACACAACGCTGCTGGTGACGGCGCTGGCCCAGGTGATCCTGGACCCGTCCTGCCGCACGCTGGCAGGTTTCCAGGGGCTGCTGGAGCGGGAGTGGATCGAG GCTGGTCACCCCTTCCACCTCCGCTGCGCCCGCTCTGCCTACTCCCACGCCCGGCTGAAGCAGGAGGcgccccttttcctcctcttcctcgacTGCGTGTGGCAGTTGAGCCGGCAGTTCCCCTTCTCCCTGGAGTTCGGCGAGcgcctcctcctcaccctctttGACAACGCCTACGCCTCCGCCTATGGCACTTTCCTCTGCAACAACGAGAAGGAGAG GTGCCTGTGTAAAGTGAAGGAGAACACGCACTCCCTCTGGGCCTGGCTGAACCAgcctggggagaggaagaagtaCCTGAACCCTCTCTACTTGCCCAACGCCCTGGTTATCTGGCCCTCGGTCGAGCCCCAGAGCATCCAGCTCTGGCAAG GTTTATTCTTCCGCTGGATCCGTTCATCCCAGTACCTGGATGAGGCCTGGGCAGAGATCCAGCGGTTAGTAGAGGGCAACGAGCCCCCCGTCAAGGACAGCGCAGGGAACAGGCTGAGCCGGTCCCTCTCTGACCCCACTGCCCGGCCGGAGAACGGAAGATGA
- the LOC141934904 gene encoding myotubularin-related protein 9-like isoform X4, whose product MEFSELIKTATVENVLLSCAGLPAVKGTLCITSHHLLLSSCPGGDGQAGTVELWLLIRNVDAVEKRVQNLGWYQPPRTNGSPRDTRLANSSGTITLRCKDLKVLQLEIPGMEECLNIASSIEALSSVDSVMMMYPFFYRPQSLKLEEGWHLFPLQQYFQQIASQTSQWRLSDVNRDFTTCPTYPPAVIVPAAVDDDALRKAARFRQGGRFPVLSYYHPKNGTAMLRSSQPLTGPNRKRCREDEMLLGTVLDEGERGFIIDTRSAQAAKQARMTGGGTEPKSSYPQWRRLHRPLERGRPLQESFIKLVDACNDTAINMDRWLNRLESCRWLSHVKAALSTACLAAQCMDREEANVLVHGAEGTDTTLLVTALAQVILDPSCRTLAGFQGLLEREWIEAGHPFHLRCARSAYSHARLKQEAPLFLLFLDCVWQLSRQFPFSLEFGERLLLTLFDNAYASAYGTFLCNNEKERCLCKVKENTHSLWAWLNQPGERKKYLNPLYLPNALVIWPSVEPQSIQLWQGLFFRWIRSSQYLDEAWAEIQRLVEGNEPPVKDSAGNRLSRSLSDPTARPENGR is encoded by the exons ATGGAGTTCTCGGAGCTGATCAAGACGGCGACGGTGGAGAACGTGCTGCTGTCgtgcgcggggctgccggcggtgAAGGGCACCCTGTGCATCACCAGCCACcacctgctcctctcctcctgccccgGGGGGGACGGCCAGGCCGGCACCGTGGAGCTCTGGCTGCTCATCCGCAACGTGGACGCCGTGGAGAAGAG AGTGCAGAATTTAGGCTGGTACCAGCCCCCCCGGACTAACGGCTCCCCGCGAGACACCAG gctcgCCAACTCCTCCGGCACCATCACGCTCCGGTGCAAAGACCTGAAGGTGCTGCAGCTGGAGATCCCGGGCATGGAGGAGTGTCTCAACATCGCCAGCTCCATCGAG GCCCTCTCCTCGGTGGACTCCGTGATGATGATGTACCCGTTCTTCTACAGACCCCAGAGCCTGAAGCTCGAGGAAGGATGGCACCTTTTCCCCCTCCAGCAGTACTTCCAACAGATCGCCTCGCAG ACGAGCCAGTGGCGGCTGAGCGACGTGAACCGGGATTTCACCACCTGCCCCACGTACCCTCCCGCCGTCATCGTGCCGGCGGCGGTGGACGATGACGCTTTGCGGAAGGCTGCCCGTTTCCGGCAGGGCGGGCGATTTCCCGTCCTCAGCTACTACCACCCCAAGAATGGCACC GCGATGCTCCGCAGCAGCCAGCCGCTGACAGGCCCCAACCGAAAGCGCTGCCGTGAGGACGAGATGCTGCTGGGAACGGTCTTGGATGAGGGGGAACGGGGCTTTATCATCGACACGCGGTCGGCCCAGGCGGCGAAGCAGGCGCGGATGACAGGGGGGGGCACAGAGCCCAAATCCTCCTACCCACAGTGGAGGAGGCTGCACCGGCCCCTGGAGAG AGGCCGCCCGCTGCAGGAGAGTTTTATTAAGCTGGTGGACGCCTGCAACGACACCGCGATCAACATGGACCGGTGGCTGAACCGGCTGGAGAGCTGCCGCTGGCTCAGCCACGTCAAGGCGGCCCTGAGCACGGCCTGCCTGGCTGCACAGTGCATGGACAG GGAGGAGGCCAACGTGCTGGTGCACGGGGCGGAGGGGACGGACACAACGCTGCTGGTGACGGCGCTGGCCCAGGTGATCCTGGACCCGTCCTGCCGCACGCTGGCAGGTTTCCAGGGGCTGCTGGAGCGGGAGTGGATCGAG GCTGGTCACCCCTTCCACCTCCGCTGCGCCCGCTCTGCCTACTCCCACGCCCGGCTGAAGCAGGAGGcgccccttttcctcctcttcctcgacTGCGTGTGGCAGTTGAGCCGGCAGTTCCCCTTCTCCCTGGAGTTCGGCGAGcgcctcctcctcaccctctttGACAACGCCTACGCCTCCGCCTATGGCACTTTCCTCTGCAACAACGAGAAGGAGAG GTGCCTGTGTAAAGTGAAGGAGAACACGCACTCCCTCTGGGCCTGGCTGAACCAgcctggggagaggaagaagtaCCTGAACCCTCTCTACTTGCCCAACGCCCTGGTTATCTGGCCCTCGGTCGAGCCCCAGAGCATCCAGCTCTGGCAAG GTTTATTCTTCCGCTGGATCCGTTCATCCCAGTACCTGGATGAGGCCTGGGCAGAGATCCAGCGGTTAGTAGAGGGCAACGAGCCCCCCGTCAAGGACAGCGCAGGGAACAGGCTGAGCCGGTCCCTCTCTGACCCCACTGCCCGGCCGGAGAACGGAAGATGA
- the EIF3I gene encoding eukaryotic translation initiation factor 3 subunit I yields the protein MKPILLQGHERSITQIKYNREGDLLFTVAKDPIVNVWYSVNGERLGTYNGHTGAVWCVDADWDTRHVLTGSADNSCRLWDCETGKQLALVKTSSAVRTCGFDFGGNIIMFSTDKQMGYQCFVSFFDLRDPSQIENNEPYMKIPCSDSKITSAVWGPLGEFIIAGHESGELNQFSAKSGEQLSNIKEHTKQINDIQTSRDMTMFITASKDNTAKLFDCTTLEHLKTFRTERPVNSAALSPIFDHVVLGGGQEAMDVTTTSTRIGKFEARFFHLAFEEEFGRVKGHFGPINSVAFHPDGKSYSSGGEDGYVRIHYFDPQYFEFEFEA from the exons ATG AAGCCGATCCTGCTGCAGGGCCATGAGCGCTCCATCACACAGATCAAGTACAACCGGGAGGGAGACCTGCTCTTCACCGTGGCCAAAGATCCC ATTGTCAACGTGTGGTATTCAGTGAATGGAGAGAGGCTCGGCACCTACAACGGCCACACAGGAGCCGTCTGGTGCGTGGATGCAGACT GGGACACGCGACATGTGCTCACCGGCTCTGCGGATAACAGCTGTCGGCTCTGGGACTGTGAAACAG GAAAGCAGCTCGCCCTGGTGAAGACCAGCTCAGCGGTGAGGACATGTGGCTTCGACTTTGGAGGAAACATCATCATGTTTTCCACGGACAAGCAGATGGGATATCAGTGTTTTGTGAGCTTCTTTGACCTCCGGGACCCCAGCCAGATCG aGAACAACGAGCCTTACATGAAAATCCCCTGCAGTGACTCTAAAATCACTAGTGCTGTGTGGGGCCCTCTGGGAGAGTTCATCATCGCAGGACATGAGAGCGGAGAGCTGAACCAGTTCAGTGCCAAG TCAGGGGAGCAGCTTTCAAACATCAAGGAACACACCAAGCAAATCAACGATATTCAGACCTCCAGGGACATGACCATGTTCATCACTGCCTCCAAGGACAACACAGCCAAG CTATTTGATTGCACGACACTTGAGCATCTGAAGACATTCCGGACGGAGCGACCTGTGAACTCTGCTGCACTCTCCCCCATTTTTGATCAC GTCGTGCTCGGTGGTGGGCAGGAGGCCATGGATGTGACCACGACCTCCACCAGGATTGGCAAATTTGAGGCCAG aTTCTTCCACTTGGCTTTTGAAGAAGAGTTTGGCAGAGTGAAGGGTCACTTTGGTCCGATAAATAGCGTTGCTTTTCACCCCGACGGGAAGAG TTACAGCAGCGGGGGTGAGGATGGCTACGTTCGCATCCACTACTTCGATCCCCAGTACTTTGAGTTTGAATTTGAAGCTTAA
- the TMEM234 gene encoding transmembrane protein 234, with protein sequence WQIPPTGAIRPLSPGCAAGEAAALVLVAVLWGSTGPFLRTGAAGLEEVRCQGRLQQLLAEIRFLGLNYKYMVPFLLNQGGSLLFYLTLASTDLSLAVPLCNSLALIVTLVTGRILGEDFGGKRAVAGMLLTVLGVTLCVAGS encoded by the exons TGGCAGATCCCCCCCACTGGGGCCATCAGGCCGCTGAGCCCAGGCTGTGCCGCAGGAGAGGCAGCGGCGCTGGTGCTGGTGGCCGTGCTGTGGGGCAGCACCGGGCCGTTCCTGCGGACGGGCGCGGCGGGGCTCGAGGAGGTGCGGTGCCAGGGCcgcctgcagcagctgctggccgAGATCCGCTTCCTGGGCCTCAACTACAAG TACATGGTGCCATTTCTGCTCAATCAAGGTGGATCTCTCCTCTTCTACCTCACCTTGGCATCCACAG ATCTGTCCCTGGCAGTACCACTCTGTAACTCCCTGGCTTTGATAGTCACGCTGGTGACTGGGAGGATTCTGGGAGAGGACTTCGGTGGTAAAA GGGCCGTGGCAGGAATGCTGCTCACCGTCCTAGGAGTCACCCTCTGTGTAGCTGGTTCATGA